The following coding sequences lie in one Glycine max cultivar Williams 82 chromosome 19, Glycine_max_v4.0, whole genome shotgun sequence genomic window:
- the LOC100781324 gene encoding protein TPLATE produces the protein MDILFAQIQADLRSNDALRQSGALLQALQQSAAGRDIAVIAKTAVEEIVAAPASAVCKKLAFDLIRSTRLTPDLWDTVCGGIRTDLHFPDPDVAAAAVSILAAIPSYRLSKLISDCNKEISDCFDSPSDSLRFSATETLGCVLARDDLVTLCENNVNLLDRVSAWWARVGSNMLDRSDAVSKVAFESVGRLFQEFSSKRMSKLAGDKLVDSENSLAIRSNWVSSMVDFVWRKRRALMARSLILPVENFRATVFPVVYSVKAVASGGVEVIRKLSKASSTSASNADAEVDSHAEKLVGVSDVLTHLAPFLVSSLEPALIYEVGINMLYLADVPGGKPEWASQSIIAILTLWDRQEFASARESIVRAVVTNLHLLDLHMQVSLFKRLLLMVKNLRAESDRMYALACICRTALCVHLFAKESVRRGQKPLPGTDIASLFEDARVNDDLNSITSKSIFREELVASLVESCFQLSLPLPEQKNTGMESRVIGALAYGTGYGALNWTEPALEVVEVCRPCVKWDCDGRTYAIDCYLKLLVRLCYIYDTRGGVKRVKDGASQDQILNETRLQNLQRELVKDLREVNTPRILARLIWAIAEHIDIEGLDPLLADDPDDPLNVIISNIHKVLFNIDSTAETTNRVQDVQAVLISAQRLGSRHPRAGQLLTKELEEFRNNPLADSVSKHQCRLILQRIKYATSHQDSRWAGVTEARGDYPFSHHKLTVQFYEASAAQDRKLEGLVHKAILELWRPDPSELTLLLTKGVDSTLLKVPPNAITLTGSSDPCYVEGYHLADSSDGRITLHLKVLNLTELELNRVDVRVGLSGALYYMDGSSQAVRQLRGLVSQDPVLCSVTVGVSHFERCALWVQVLYYPFYGSGAVGDYEGDYAEEDPQIMRQKRSLRPELGEPVILRCQPYKIPLTELLLPHQISPVEFFRLWPSLPAIVEYTGTYTYEGSGFKATAAQQYGASPFLSGLKSLSSKPFHIVCSHIIRTVAGFEMCYAAKTWHGGFLGMMIFGASEVSRNVDLGDETTTMLCKFVVRASDPSITKEIGSDLQGWLDDLTDGGVEYMPEDEVKVAAAERLRISMERIALLKAAQPRPKTPKSDNEDEEEEDDKNKEKKDGEDEKKKGPSTLSKLTAEEAEHQALQAAVLQEWHMICKDRTTEVN, from the exons ATGGACATCCTCTTCGCCCAGATCCAAGCCGACCTCCGCTCCAACGACGCCCTCCGCCAGTCCGGCGCCCTACTCCAGGCCCTCCAGCAGTCTGCCGCGGGTCGCGACATCGCCGTCATCGCCAAGACCGCCGTCGAGGAGATCGTCGCCGCTCCCGCCTCCGCCGTCTGCAAGAAGCTCGCCTTCGACCTCATCCGCTCCACCCGCCTCACTCCCGATCTCTGGGACACCGTCTGCGGCGGCATCCGCACCGACCTCCACTTCCCCGACCCCGACGTCGCTGCCGCCGCCGTCTCCATCCTTGCCGCCATCCCCTCCTACCGCCTCTCCAAGCTCATCTCCGACTGCAACAAGGAAATCTCCGACTGCTTCGACTCCCCCAGCGACTCCCTCCGCTTCTCGGCCACCGAAACCCTAGGCTGCGTCCTCGCCCGCGACGATCTCGTTACCCTCTGCGAAAACAACGTCAACCTCCTCGACCGCGTCTCTGCCTGGTGGGCCCGCGTCGGCTCCAACATGCTCGACCGCTCCGACGCCGTCTCCAAGGTCGCATTCGAATCCGTGGGGCGCCTCTTCCAGGAATTCAGCTCCAAACGCATGAGCAAGCTTGCCGGCGATAAGCTCGTCGATTCCGAAAACTCCCTCGCGATCCGCTCCAACTGGGTCTCCTCCATGGTGGACTTCGTGTGGCGGAAGCGCCGCGCCCTCATGGCGCGCTCCTTGATCCTCCCCGTCGAGAATTTCCGCGCCACCGTGTTCCCCGTCGTATACTCCGTCAAGGCCGTGGCCTCCGGTGGCGTCGAGGTCATTAGAAAACTCTCCAAGGCTTCCTCTACCTCTGCATCCAATGCGGATGCTGAGGTTGATTCCCACGCGGAGAAGCTGGTGGGGGTTTCTGATGTGCTCACTCACCTGGCTCCGTTCCTTGTTTCGTCGTTGGAGCCGGCGTTGATCTACGAGGTTGGGATCAATATGTTGTATCTGGCTGATGTGCCTGGAGGGAAGCCTGAATGGGCCTCACAATCGATCATTGCTATTCTGACGCTGTGGGATAGGCAGGAGTTTGCTTCTGCCAGGGAGAGCATTGTTAGGGCTGTTGTCACCAATTTGCATCTCCTTGATCTTCACATGCAG GTATCACTGTTCAAGAGGTTACTTTTAATGGTGAAAAACCTAAGAGCAGAATCAGATCGAATGTATGCTCTAGCATGTATATGTAGAACGGCTCTTTGTGTACATCTATTTGCCAAGGAAAGTGTACGAAGAGGGCAAAAACCTCTTCCCGGAACGGATATAGCTTCCCTTTTTGAGGATGCCAGAGTGAATGATGATCTTAATAGCATTACAAGTAAAAGTATATTTAGGGAGGAGTTAGTTGCGTCGCTGGTGGAAAGTTGCTTTCAGCTGTCTCTTCCATTGCCTGAACAAAAAAACACGGGCATGGAGAGCAGGGTCATTGGAGCTTTGGCATATGGAACTGGTTATGGTGCATTAAACTGGACTGAACCTGCTTTGGAAGTAGTGGAAGTTTGTCGGCCTTGTGTTAAATGGGATTGTGACGGCCGCACCTACGCAATTGACTGCTACTTGAAGTTGCTTGTTAGGCTATGTTACATATATGATACCCGGGGTGGTGTAAAAAGAGTCAAAGATGGAGCTTCTCAGGACCaaattttgaatgaaacaagATTGCAAAACTTGCAACGTGAACTTGTGAAGGACTTACGCGAG GTCAATACACCAAGGATATTGGCCCGCCTTATTTGGGCTATTGCAGAGCACATAGATATAGAAGGATTGGATCCGCTCCTAGCAGACGACCCAGATGATCCTCTTAATGTCATTATATCAAATATTCACAAGGTTCTTTTCAATATCGATTCAACTGCAGAAACAACAAATAGAGTTCAAGATGTACAGGCAGTTCTTATATCTGCTCAACGGCTGGGATCACGCCACCCTAGGGCTGGTCAGTTACTTACCAAAGAGCTTGAAGAGTTTAGGAACAATCCTTTGGCTGATTCTGTCAGCAAGCATCAATGTCGTTTGATATTGCAAAGAATCAAATATGCTACAAGTCATCAAGACAGTAG GTGGGCAGGGGTTACAGAAGCTAGAGGGGATTACCCATTTAGCCACCACAAATTAACTGTTCAGTTTTATGAAGCATCTGCTGCTCAGGATAGAAAGTTGGAAGGATTGGTTCACAAGGCTATTCTAGAGTTATGGAGACCTGACCCCAGTGAACTAACCCTTTTACTCACAAAAGGAGTTGATTCTACTTTACTGAAGGTTCCTCCAAATGCAATTACTTTGACTGGAAGCAGTGATCCCTGCTATGTTGAAGGTTATCATTTAGCTGATTCAAGTGATGGGAGGATCACTCTGCATTTAAAG GTCTTAAACTTAACTGAGCTTGAATTAAATCGGGTGGATGTGCGTGTGGGATTATCAGGTGCATTATATTATATGGATGGTTCTTCACAAGCAGTGCGGCAGTTGCGTGGTCTTGTTTCACAG GATCCAGTGTTGTGCAGTGTGACAGTTGGTGTTTCCCACTTTGAAAGATGTGCTCTTTGGGTTCAAGTATTGTATTACCCATTCTATGGTAGTGGTGCTGTCGGAGACTATGAAGGTGACTATGCCGAAGAGGATCCTCAAATCATGAGACAGAAGAGAAGCCTAAGGCCCGAATTAGGTGAACCTGTGATTTTGAGATGTCAGCCATATAAAATTCCATTGACTGAGCTTCTTTTGCCACACCAAATATCACCTGTTGAGTTTTTCCGACTGTGGCCCAGTTTGCCAGCTATCGTAGAATATACTGGCACATATACATATGAAGGTAGTGGCTTTAAGGCTACTGCTGCTCAGCAGTATGGTGCATCTCCTTTCTTAAGTGGACTGAAATCCTTGTCTTCCAAGCCATTCCACATAGTTTGTTCACATATAATCCGCACGGTGGCAGGGTTTGAG ATGTGTTATGCTGCTAAAACTTGGCATGGTGGCTTCTTGGGCATGATGATATTTGGTGCAAGTGAAGTGAGTAGAAATGTGGACTTGGGTGATGAGACTACAACCATGCTGTGCAAGTTTGTGGTTCGAGCATCCGATCCATCTATTACCAAGGAGATTGGATCAGATCTTCAAGGCTGGTTGGATGACCTTACTGATGGCGGTGTGGAGTATATGCCTGAAGATGAAGTGAAAGTAGCTGCAGCCGAGAGGCTTCGCATATCAATGGAAAGGATAGCCTTGTTAAAGGCGGCCCAACCACGACCCAAGACTCCAAAATCTGACAACGAAGATGAAGAGGAGGAAGatgacaaaaataaagaaaagaaagatggcGAAGATGAGAAAAAGAAGGGGCCTTCAACTCTATCGAAACTAACTGCTGAGGAAGCTGAACATCAAGCTCTTCAAGCAGCAGTACTACAGGAGTGGCATATGATCTGCAAGGATAGAACAACTGAAGTTAATTAA